AATTGCATACTGGCTCATGGAACAATATAGCACTATGATAAGTTTATCTAGTCAGCCCGAGCACGCTGATTAAAACCAAATGGGGTGACGGAGCCGGACCACAGTGAGCTCATGTTGCCCGTAGGATAACACAAAGCAGGTTTGTTTAGAGTTTACTGTTGACATTGGATTTGGTAAACGGAACGTTTGCTACAATGACAAGTTGGTGAGAGTTTAAAGACAATGAGACTCATTGTGACACGTATGCACACAGCTTGTTGGTTAGACTTGCTCTGCAGGTGTGTCCACGTTTACTGCTTTTATGGTGGAGGCAAACAGctgttgtttacattgttgAGATTCAGTCCGGAGGGACTGGGATGTAATAaactatttgttatttttcagatACTTAACATTTGGGTTCAGATGTATAATATCTTGGTGTTGGTCTTTCTTTTGAATTCCTGCTTTGTTTCCTTTAGACCTCTTTACGAGAGGAATTGACATTCAAGCTGTGAATGTTGTGATCAATTTCGACTTCCCCAAGCTGGGAGAAACATACCTTCATCGCATTGGTAGATCTGGTAAGAGCCTGTATTGATTGTTGCTTTTCAGCTGTGCAGCTTCTTTTGCAAGGATTTATTTTAGgcccaaaaaaaaataatgacaaagcaATAATTTTAAACCATGTTCTTATAATCCAGGCCGGTTTGGACACTTGGGTCTCGCCATCAACCTCATCACTTACGATGATCGCTTCAACCTGAAAGGGATCGAGGAGCAGCTTGGAACAGAGATCAAGCCCATCCCTGGCATCATTGACAAGAGCTTATATGTGGCAGAGTACCACAGCGAGAGTGGTGAAGAAGTCAAGCCATGAGCCAGTAAGTACACATACAGATCCAAGTACTTACTCTTTCAGGAGAATTCAAGGAtgcttcccttttttttttagtgtaaaTATTTTCAGCCACTTTAGTTACATATTTACTTGAATGCAATCTGGTCTAATTtagtttccctcctctctctacAGATCAGTCCATCCTCCCTTCCCCTTTGTACCTTTTTTCATCCCCCCCGTCTTGGagttccttttctttttcttttcttttttttaatgtacagtTTGTCTTCCTTTTTTGGATGCCACCGTAAGGAATGTGTATTTTGATGGACGCGTTTTGGAAGAACTCATTTGCCCTTTCATTGGGGCGCTGTGCTGCACCACCACACCCTGAAGACATAAGCACCTGGAGGAAAGCATGGGACCAAGTTGAGAATATATCAATGCACATCGTGACGATTCATATCCACCGGTGACACGAAGCCAGCACCGACAGACCGCTACATGACACCCTCCATTCTAcacgttttattttgaaagttttaacCAATTTGTATCAAGTGCCTTAACAAGCAGTTCAACTCGTTCTAAAGTAATAACCCGTCATTATCCGCCATCTTGCTCACTTcataccacacacactcacgttCACCTAATTGAAAATTTGTCTCACTAATTTAATGTCCGACCACATAGGTGAATTCATAACTGTTTTTGGTTTGGTCATCCGTTTGCAAGGAATGGAGATCATTAAGAGGGGAGGCTGGTCTGAATGATCCTGTTGCTGGCTTAGCTGCACTTCTGTCTGGCTGACAAATGAGGACAAACTTGGACATCCATGGACAGAGATGCTGGATTTCTTCCAAGAGACAGCCAGACTGTCCAGTTACTTGTGAAGAAGCGTGTGCTTCTAAAAGACCCAGACCCTTTCCTCTGTCTTCAGCATCAAAACACTACAAATGAATAAGCAGCCTGTCAACACCATGAGTCATGAGGATTCCTGTTTCGGTGGAGTTTAATTGTAGGgaacgcttttttttttttttcctttttatgtccTGTGTTTCACTTTCCTATGGATGGCCATACTTAATTCTGCGAGACGTGCAGCCAACATGTGGGCTGCACCCGACACCTTGTGTATATACCTTCATTTTAAGATTGTTTTAAACAAGTTCAAAAGGCTGGCTGACAAACTGAAAAGCTTTTTCCCCCTTCTCTTGTTAGCACTGGAGATTGTTTCCTTAATTGCCAGTTTGTTTGATCTGCAATATTGGCCTGtgaatttatttataattttagaAATTGCAGAATTTATTAGAATCTGAAACATTTGAATGACTTTGTgcatgaaatgtttttggagGCAGAGTTCATCACTGATAATCTTTTAGCCCCTCCAAATTTTGATGGCGAGTGCAATTCTTCAAAGCTGCACTTAAACGATATTGTTTAAATTGTTGCCCGTGTTCTCGTGCTACCAGTGTTAACAAGTGTTCAGTCTAGACAGATGGCTTTGTTAAGCTTGTGCATTGGAGTCATGAATTCTTTGTTGTCACCAGCCTTAACTTGTGAAATTGACTCTTGAGACACACTCAAAGATCTCCAGTTACAGTGAGTGTTGTTGTCGGAAGAGAAAATAATATTCTATCATGTAGTAGTACTACTCGCTGCAGTGCAGCTGAATTGGCAGAGGATTTGTTTTTCCGGGGGAGGTTAGCTGTTACGTTGATCTACGTGCTCTTTAAGCACAGCTACATTAGTTCACAAATGTTGAGGAAGCTGTGGatttattttcccccttttttgaAGAATGTTGGCCGAATGCATCAAAACTAACCATCTGACCTAAAATGTAGCAGGAATTCATTCTCTGTGCATTGCAAGTTAGCCGGCATTACTAAGAGCCGCTAATAAAAGATGCCTCACTTGAAACAACCTGAGCAGGTTTGGCTGCACTTAACACACAGAGATGGGTTCATGCAATAACACTGACTGCACTGCTTTTTGTACACTCATGATGCccaaatgaaaaagaagtgTATGGTGGTGCagaatattcatttaaaaaaaatttggcTTGGAGGGGGAATGGGCATGAAGGATTACAAAATGACTATTAGTCAGActgcttgtttaaaaaaaaaaaagagacggGGCACCTCAGACTGCTGAGGTTTTGGCTTCTTTCTCTGCCTGTTATTGCTTTTGTTATTTTGGGTTTGGGttacttttttgcattttttatgcAATTTGATATAACCCCGTCGTGCATTAAGGTTTCTGAACACTTGTTTGTTCAGCTCAAACCTTTTTGCAAATGAGGTTCCCTTTGTTATGGTGAGATGCTCTCTGACTGTTCTAATCAATGAGAATTGTTATTGCACATTTAATTTAAgctctttttaaaagaaaaaccgTGTGACGATATTGATCAGTTTGAGAGAaccattttatttctcattgGTTAGGACTGAGATCCCTGTTCACTCAGCTCTATTGTTGTCCCCTAAATACTTGCACATCTAATTTGGCTCATTGTTTGGGGGGGTGGGAGGGTTGTATTtgttaaaaacatgcaaaaataaatcaagcATTAGCTGATTGAACAGGGATCTAACCGTGCAGACACTTGGCAGCTGTCTGCTTCTTGTCAGCCCACTGGCAGTAATCGCCACAGCGAATGTTTTCAAGGATAAATCAACGGTCCTACAAGATTCAGTGCGTCGCTACGTTTGATGGGATGCTGCTTTACTGCCAGTGGCTGCCATTTTGAGAACCTTAAAGACTGAGACAAGAGCATCTTGCCCCAGATCGGGTCACTAATTGGACAGTTTGTTGAACAAAATTGTCTCATTCTTTAAGGTCTTTTTAAATTTGTGGGGTGGTTAAATTAGTGCTCTTGCTGCCCTGATGCACATGTTCATCCTCCCTTGACAGCGCTGACACATTTATGATAACACAGCTTTTGTGTACAATTTGGCCGTCCTATCACGCGTCTGTTGAGGAGGATGTGAGAGGAGTCCGTTATGGATTTCTTTCAAGACAGATgcatcagtttaaaaaaaacacggGGAGGAGCCTTCGGGCGTTAAAGAAACAGGATGACATGATCTAAAGATCCAAAGTGATGGTAAcgggtacaaaaaaaaaaggtttgaaaaagTTGCCCttaaatttggattttttctttcaaatggAAATGTTCATGTGGAGTacacattatttaaaaagtctCCAAATTTAAGTGAAGAATTTAAAGCCtgagttcattttttaattttatttgatgAACAAATTGGTCGTTATTTAATTGGCAGATTTTTCAGTGAAGCTAATTTTACGCTGGACTTGAGTTTAAAAGGATGTCATCAATATTATTGGATACAATTTGAAAGTTTTGTTGAAATAAAGCTCACTgaaatttatttttgtgtctgaagcttttcttttccttcaccACACTGCAGTGTCCTGTTGCTCATCTCAGTGGAAGCTAGGTGTCAGTatgttgctgtgttgtgttcacGTCATGTCTCAATATAAACTCTGACCTGGAGGCAGTTCTCAGACCACAGCCTTACTCATACTCTGGTGTCACTTCAGTTCATAGCTCAAGATGCATAACTTCACGGTGTTCTGCTTTTCATCAGCAGCTCTTCTGGCCTGTGTAAAGAGTGTTTTTCCTCCACCATGTGACAGGTGAGAAACGTGCCTCAAAGGGTTTTtcctcaaacttttttttttttgtgtagaagagaaagtgaaagttcTTAATTTTTGGCTGTAAAACCAACCAGTTAATCAAAACATGTCTCCAGGCACCTCTgacaaaactaaactaaacctttttaatttcaatttaCTACCAAAAGTAATTGATGTGTAGTTTAAAACTAATGCCTCCTTTTTGCTAAATGACTCTAAATGACTGATTTTCTGTCCTGTTTTATATAATTtcctacattttgttttctgtttaagcAGCTTTGAGCTGTTTTCACTCCTGTTTTAACAAAATGTTAGTAGGATAAAATctgctttctgctgctgctgaacaccCTGGAAGggctgtttatttttaaaaaaaatgctgaatccATCAACTGCAGCTGGCAAACATACATTTccaataatgtgttttattttctccttaATACTGTGTATGAAGCTGTCAGCAGACCTTTGCCCTCACCTGCTTATTTCTACTGATTGTTATGGTTTTATTGCTTCCTTGTGGGACTCTGTAACTTGGTGTTTTAATACAAGCATGGCCTTTTATGATATCTGTTTAATAATTTACAACTATAAATTAATTTCAGTGAAATCTACTGCACTGGGCCCATCTTACATCAGGTCCAGGAAGCTAAACTATTCGATGATGACAAGTACTTTGTTGACATGAAGCTGAGGGAAACTCCTGGTAAGTAGAAagttgttaaatattttgttttattcatgagTCCAGTGGGTGgccccactttttttttttttgctccctctgttttttcctgcagaTGTTGTTTTGTCGGCTTTTCATAACCTTTCACAGGGACATCCGAACATGACTGTCCCGCCTGGTGAACTGCAGGAGTTCCTCACTACGTACTTTGAGAAACCAGGGACAGAGTTTGAGTCGTGGACACCACCAGACTGGCATGACAAGTGAGATCCAATCAGAGGGCTTGTACTCTAATCATTACTCTAATCTTTTTATTGTGCTTGGTTGACCAGAGTGGATTTTTCTTTCCAGGCCGAAGTTCCTCGGACGAATAGCAGACCAAGAGCTACGTAACTGGGCTGAGAAGATACATCAACTGTGGAAGTCTCTCGGCAGAAAGGTGACGATAACGAGTAAATCTCAAACGatcaatcagccacaacatttaaAGGACTAATAGGTGAAGTGATCAACATTGATCATCTGGTTATAATGCGATGTTGTGGAAACTTTGGGTCTTGatcacacccacccacccaaacaccgTTTGAGACCGAGTTCACCCCATCATGACAATGGCACTCCCTGATAGCAGTAGCCCCCCCACGCAGGACCATGAAAACTTCTTAGGAATGGCCCGAGGAACGTGACAAAGAGCAGAAAGTGTCGACCtagcctccaaattccccagatcacAATCCAATTAAGCTTCCATGGGAAGTCCAATCAATGGAGGCTCCACCTCGCaacccacaggactcaaaggatccACCACCAACGCCCTGGAAGAGAAAGAAACCCAAGGGACACCCCCAGAGGTCCGGTGTTCATGCCTCCAcagtggggcctccatggatcggacttggTCTGGCACAGAAGGGAATTTGGTGGCCAGGTCGACGCCTTGAGCTCTTTTTCATGTTCCTCGGGCAtttctgagcagtttttgcGGCATGTCAGAGTCCATTGTCCATCAATTTCAGTTTTTAGCTTCTTAGTGAATTTCTTGACAGTTATCTTCATCTCCACTGACAGTAAATCGATCGTCTATGGGTTTTGTTCTGTTGGTTAGACAAAAAAGAAGTAATGTTAATATATGAACCTTGCGGGCTTTAGGAAATTATTAGGTCATCATTCAcaattttctgatattttgtaGACCAGACGATTAATTGAAAGACAACTCAGATTTAtctacaataaaaataatctttagttacATGTATACTGGGTCCAAAGATTTGAAATAAAACCTGATTTTCTCCTGCAGATCCGTGCCAGTGTTAAAGATCACCCAGAGCTCTACTCGCAGATATACACCCCACATCCTGTTGTTGTGCCAGGAGGGCGCTTCAGGGAACTCTACTAttggtgagtgagtgagtgagtgagtgagtgatgaaGCCCGTCTATCAGCTGTCTGAGTGTCAGAGCTGAGCGAGGTTTAAACAAGAAGAGATCACAGCGAGACCCAGCCAGGGGTCTCTGCTGAGAGCCCACCTAGGCGCTGTGTGCAGACAGTGATGCGAGCCGCTCTGTGCCCAACAGGGACTCCTACTGGGTCATCAACGGGCTCCTGCTGTCAGAGATGACAGACACGGCCTATGGGATGATTCAAAACTTCCTCTACCTTGTCAACAGGTGAGCCTCAGAGCACCTTTTCATCTCTCGCAGcagttaaaaaaaggaaaagtccaGCTTGCTGCAGGTCGTTCAGCCGGCTCATTTTGAATAAGTCATTTAGAAACCTAACTTGTACACTCTGGATGTGGAGCTCTTGGGGGGTTTCATGATTTgtggaataaaatattttttcctaTCGCTCCTGCAGATATGGCTTCGTTCCAAATGGTGGGCGGATTTACTATGAAAGGCGCAGTCAGCCTCCATTCCTCACTCTAATGGTGGAGAGCTACTATCAAGCAACCAAGGATAAAGATTTCCTCAGGTGATATTTAGGCCTGAGCTGATGTCCTGCCAGACACATTATCATTCTTCAGCTGCTGCGTGTCTCCTCCAGAGCAGAAAAAAGGCACATTACACATCAAAACCTCAGTTCTGGTGTCTCTCTGAGCCTCTGGTGTTTCCTCACATGCTTAATTAGAAAGCGACACCCTGACGTTTGTATTTAATgttaaagaaaactgaaattcagtcattatccactcacaCCCAGGACAAttgaaagtcgggtgaagtttcataattaacaaaacatttctgaagcttttacaacaaaacaacattacagcattctcctaaacaactgacaaaaaaaacaactcaaaaaaaattataaatataatgaTTCAATGTCAGAGAATactacaacactgttttgctgggaagctccagaaatgttcgGTGGACTACGAAACCTCACTCAACTTCTCCCTGCTGTCTGTACAAATTTTGCACGTTGTAGATCAGCTTTACCGGGTCTGGAGCAGGAGTACCGATTTTGGATGCAGAACCGTTCTGTGGCTGTGAAACTAAACGGAGCATTACATGTACTGAACCGGTATCATGTGCAGGCTGGCTTGCCCAGGTATGTCTGAAATAAtctagtgaaaaataaaaataaattattatgaAACAACTctccccaaaatcaaaaatacatatttttcctcttacctgtagttctaataataataagcctcttgtccatgagtagatgcacgtttccttctgcacagtgatGTGGTGAGTttagtagaaagaaaatagttcctacaggAAACAGCCATCTAGTTCCAATATTGAGCGAAGGCAGACGTCTCTACTGCCGAtctctccaaaacttggcaactcgcaccaaaacaatccagatAGATAAATAGCTCTACAGTTAAGAGGACAAATATGCGTTTTTGATTTTAGGGTGAATTGTCCCTTTTAAGTTACGTGAGTATTGTAGGAGGCCTTCATGCAAACTAATCATGTCGTTCTAGGCCTGAATCCTACACAGATGATCTGGAATTAGCTGAAGGACTCACTGATGGTAAGAGTCTGTGGAACATTTCCCTGCTCGTCATTTTGCACAATGAGAGAGAAAATACGAACATAATGTAGTTTATAATTGCTCCTAAGTAGAAAGTGGAATACATTCCCCTGGATTCAAGGATCATCTGTGCAAAAC
This is a stretch of genomic DNA from Pagrus major chromosome 2, Pma_NU_1.0. It encodes these proteins:
- the treh gene encoding trehalase; the protein is MHNFTVFCFSSAALLACVKSVFPPPCDSEIYCTGPILHQVQEAKLFDDDKYFVDMKLRETPDVVLSAFHNLSQGHPNMTVPPGELQEFLTTYFEKPGTEFESWTPPDWHDKPKFLGRIADQELRNWAEKIHQLWKSLGRKIRASVKDHPELYSQIYTPHPVVVPGGRFRELYYWDSYWVINGLLLSEMTDTAYGMIQNFLYLVNRYGFVPNGGRIYYERRSQPPFLTLMVESYYQATKDKDFLRSALPGLEQEYRFWMQNRSVAVKLNGALHVLNRYHVQAGLPRPESYTDDLELAEGLTDERKEQLWMDLKAGAESGWDFTSRWYIDGDGHNNGTLRETRTSQILPADLNALLCLSEKTLASFHRILGDGDSAALYDQAAARRLQAIESVLWDAERGAWFDYNLVTHSKHFEFYPSNLAPVWAQCYSRPEMGEKAVQYLKRSGALRFPNGVPTSLTDSGQQWDYPNAWPPLQHMLISGLSKLPSEDAKQLALDLAQRWIKTNWLAYTKYEAMFEKYDVNGDGKPGGGGEYEVQLGFGWTNGVALQLLDQYGATLTSGSRHLSSGPLLPLVISATLMLQWIRGDKGA